One stretch of Muribaculum intestinale DNA includes these proteins:
- a CDS encoding GSCFA domain-containing protein, whose product MNTEFRTIVQPLKGYQGLVSHEQPVVMLGSCFTDNVGGCLLGGGFPACVNPCGTLYNPASIASALLDILYERPYTRDDLFQHEGLWHSWSHHSRFSGPDPDAVVEHINKSQAEASEALSKASALFITFGTSWIFRLTEEGRVVANCHKKPATLFQREMLNTQKVYGLWKKMLRELQARYPALKTVFTVSPIRHLADGAHGNQASKSTLLLAIDQLTQEFKDTSLYFPAYEIMMDDLRDYRFYAADMLHPSPVAVAYIYDKFCESFMTQATVMKALQAEREARRAAHRPLHPTSPANPE is encoded by the coding sequence ATGAATACAGAATTTCGCACCATAGTACAGCCGCTTAAAGGATATCAGGGGCTTGTAAGCCACGAGCAGCCTGTAGTAATGCTCGGTTCATGCTTTACCGACAATGTAGGAGGCTGTCTGCTTGGAGGAGGATTCCCCGCATGTGTCAACCCATGCGGCACGCTTTACAATCCGGCAAGTATCGCATCGGCACTGCTCGACATTCTATATGAACGTCCCTACACTCGCGACGACCTATTTCAGCACGAAGGACTGTGGCATAGCTGGAGCCATCACTCCCGTTTCTCCGGGCCCGACCCCGACGCAGTGGTCGAGCATATCAATAAGTCGCAGGCCGAGGCGTCGGAAGCTCTGTCGAAGGCATCGGCATTATTCATCACCTTCGGCACATCATGGATTTTCCGTCTTACCGAAGAGGGACGCGTGGTAGCCAACTGCCACAAAAAGCCGGCTACACTCTTTCAGCGCGAAATGCTCAACACCCAGAAAGTCTATGGTCTGTGGAAAAAAATGCTCCGTGAGCTACAGGCACGCTATCCGGCCCTGAAGACTGTGTTCACCGTAAGCCCCATACGCCATCTCGCCGACGGCGCACACGGCAACCAGGCAAGCAAATCGACACTGCTGCTTGCAATCGACCAGCTGACACAAGAGTTCAAGGACACATCGCTATACTTTCCCGCCTACGAGATAATGATGGACGACCTGCGCGACTATAGGTTTTATGCCGCCGACATGCTGCATCCATCGCCCGTAGCCGTCGCATACATCTACGACAAGTTCTGCGAATCCTTCATGACACAGGCTACAGTGATGAAAGCGCTCCAGGCCGAACGCGAAGCCCGTCGCGCTGCCCATCGCCCGCTTCATCCCACTTCGCCGGCCAATCCTGAATAA
- a CDS encoding DUF1015 domain-containing protein translates to MAKIKPFRGVRPPRELVTEVASRPYDVLNSEEARAEAGDNEKSLYHIIKPEIDFEPGTDEHDPKVYDRAVANFNAFQHNGWLIQDREEHYYIYAQTMNGHTQYGFVIAANVEDYMEERIKKHELTRRDKEEDRMKHVRINNANIEPVFFAFPDNDELETIIRNVTAAEPEYDFTAPDGFGHHFWVIDDHAIIDRITELFAAIPALYIADGHHRTAAAALVGNEKAKNNPNHKGDEEYNYFLAVAFPASHLNIIDYNRVVRDLNGLNPEEFLEALKKDFCVEDKGTEEYRPAALHNFSLYLEGNWYSLTPREGRYNDADPIGGLDVTISSDLILRDILGIHDLRSDKRIDFVGGIRGLGELKRRVDSGEMKVALALYPVSMEQLMRIADTGNIMPPKTTWFEPKLRSGLVIHKLED, encoded by the coding sequence ATGGCAAAGATAAAACCTTTCCGCGGAGTACGCCCTCCACGCGAACTCGTTACAGAAGTTGCCTCACGGCCATATGACGTACTCAACTCCGAAGAAGCCCGCGCTGAAGCCGGCGACAACGAAAAGTCGCTTTACCATATCATAAAGCCTGAAATAGACTTCGAGCCCGGCACTGACGAGCACGACCCCAAGGTATACGACCGTGCGGTAGCCAACTTCAATGCATTCCAACATAACGGATGGCTCATACAGGACCGGGAAGAGCACTACTACATCTACGCCCAGACCATGAACGGCCATACACAGTACGGATTCGTAATTGCGGCCAACGTAGAGGACTACATGGAGGAGCGCATCAAGAAGCACGAACTCACACGTCGCGATAAAGAAGAAGACCGCATGAAACACGTGCGCATCAACAATGCCAATATCGAGCCGGTATTCTTCGCATTTCCCGACAACGACGAGCTTGAGACGATAATCCGCAATGTTACCGCCGCCGAGCCCGAATATGACTTCACCGCTCCCGACGGTTTCGGCCATCACTTCTGGGTGATTGACGACCATGCCATTATCGACCGCATCACCGAGCTATTCGCAGCCATTCCGGCACTGTACATAGCCGACGGCCACCACCGTACGGCCGCCGCCGCACTCGTCGGCAACGAGAAGGCCAAAAACAACCCCAACCACAAGGGCGACGAGGAATACAACTACTTCCTTGCAGTAGCATTCCCTGCATCACATCTCAACATTATCGACTACAACCGCGTAGTCCGCGACCTCAATGGGCTTAACCCAGAAGAGTTTCTTGAAGCTCTGAAAAAAGACTTCTGCGTAGAGGATAAGGGCACCGAAGAATACCGTCCCGCTGCATTGCACAACTTCTCACTCTACCTCGAAGGAAACTGGTATAGCCTTACTCCGCGCGAAGGAAGATACAACGATGCCGACCCTATAGGCGGACTCGACGTGACTATATCAAGCGACCTTATTCTGCGAGATATCCTAGGAATCCACGACCTGCGTTCCGACAAGCGTATCGATTTCGTAGGCGGCATACGCGGCCTCGGCGAACTGAAACGCCGCGTAGACTCCGGCGAGATGAAAGTAGCCCTGGCGCTCTACCCGGTATCTATGGAGCAGCTGATGAGAATCGCCGACACCGGCAACATCATGCCACCCAAGACCACATGGTTCGAGCCCAAACTACGCTCGGGCCTGGTGATACACAAACTTGAAGACTGA
- a CDS encoding adenylosuccinate synthase, which yields MKVDVLLGLQWGDEGKGKVVDVLTPDYDVVARFQGGPNAGHTLEFEGKKYVLRSIPSGVFQHGQTNIIGNGVVLDPVLFREEAEALEKSGTDLHKVLKLSKKIHLILPTHRLLDAANERAKGGAKIGTTGKGIGPTYTDKVSRNGLRLGDIFHNFGKKYEAARNRHVAMLRSMGEEPEFAELEAKWLDAIEYLRTFDIIDSEHYMNHCLNEGKSVLCEGAQGTMLDVDFGSYPFVTSSNTICAGACAGLGVAPRKIGDVYGIFKAYCTRVGAGPFPTELFDETGKLIRDLGHEYGAVTGRERRCGWIDLVALKYAIMVNGVNKLIMMKSDVLDGFDEIKACVAYEINGERVEEFPFSIEEDEIKPVYITLPGWKTDMTKMRSEEEFPTAFTDYIAFLEKELGTPIVIVSIGPDREQTIIRKK from the coding sequence ATGAAAGTTGACGTATTGCTCGGCCTCCAGTGGGGCGACGAAGGCAAAGGCAAGGTAGTTGACGTGCTCACTCCCGACTACGACGTGGTAGCCCGATTCCAGGGCGGACCTAACGCCGGACACACTCTTGAGTTCGAAGGCAAGAAATATGTGCTCCGGTCTATCCCCTCCGGTGTGTTCCAGCATGGCCAGACCAATATCATCGGCAATGGAGTAGTACTTGATCCGGTACTGTTCCGCGAAGAAGCCGAAGCGCTCGAAAAGAGCGGAACCGACCTACACAAAGTGTTGAAGCTATCGAAAAAAATCCACCTCATACTCCCCACCCACCGCTTGCTTGACGCGGCCAACGAACGGGCCAAAGGTGGAGCTAAAATCGGCACCACCGGTAAAGGCATCGGCCCTACATATACCGACAAAGTAAGCCGCAACGGTCTGCGACTCGGCGACATATTCCACAATTTCGGCAAAAAATACGAGGCTGCACGCAACCGTCATGTTGCGATGTTGCGCTCGATGGGCGAAGAGCCTGAATTTGCCGAGCTGGAAGCAAAATGGCTTGATGCAATCGAATATCTGCGCACATTCGACATTATCGACAGCGAGCATTATATGAACCATTGCCTCAACGAAGGCAAGAGCGTGCTATGCGAAGGCGCTCAAGGTACAATGCTCGACGTCGACTTCGGCAGCTATCCGTTTGTCACATCATCCAACACAATCTGTGCCGGAGCGTGTGCCGGACTTGGCGTGGCTCCACGCAAAATCGGCGACGTCTACGGTATATTCAAGGCTTATTGCACCCGTGTAGGCGCCGGGCCGTTCCCGACCGAACTGTTTGACGAGACCGGCAAACTTATCCGCGACCTCGGCCACGAATACGGAGCAGTGACCGGCCGCGAGCGCCGCTGCGGATGGATTGATCTTGTAGCTCTTAAATACGCAATCATGGTCAACGGAGTCAACAAGCTCATCATGATGAAGAGCGACGTACTCGACGGATTCGACGAAATCAAGGCTTGCGTGGCCTACGAAATAAACGGCGAGCGCGTAGAGGAGTTCCCCTTCTCAATCGAAGAAGATGAAATCAAGCCCGTCTATATCACTCTCCCCGGCTGGAAAACCGATATGACAAAGATGCGGAGCGAAGAGGAGTTCCCCACAGCCTTCACCGACTATATCGCATTCCTCGAAAAGGAACTCGGAACTCCTATTGTAATCGTATCGATTGGCCCGGACCGCGAGCAGACCATCATCCGTAAAAAATAA
- the gdhA gene encoding NADP-specific glutamate dehydrogenase, whose translation MDINNIITSLEAKHPGEKEYLQAVREVLLSVADVYNQHPEFEKAKIIERMVEPDRIVTFRVTWIDDKGEVQTNIGYRVQFNNAIGPYKGGIRFHASVTLSILKFLGFEQTFKNALTTLPMGGAKGGSDFSPRGKSDREIMRFCQAFMLGLWKNVGPDRDVPAGDIGVGGREVGYMYGMYKKLVEEHNGTFTGKGLDFGGSRIRPEATGFGAIYFVNNMLALRNETIAGKTVAISGFGNVAWGAALKASELGAKVVTISGPDGYVYDPAGISGEKIEYMLELRASGNDIVEPYVEKFPEAKFFPGRKPWEQKVDIALPCATQNELDGDDARMLVDNGVEMVAEVSNMGCTPEAIDHFIETHTIYAPGKAVNAGGVATSGLEMSQNAMHLQWSAKEVDEKLHYIMDNIHEQCVKYGTQPDGYINYMKGANIAGFMKVAHAMMGQGII comes from the coding sequence ATGGATATCAACAATATCATCACATCTCTCGAGGCAAAGCATCCCGGAGAGAAAGAGTATCTGCAGGCAGTGCGTGAAGTGCTTCTGAGCGTAGCCGACGTATACAACCAGCACCCCGAGTTTGAGAAAGCAAAAATAATCGAACGAATGGTCGAACCCGACCGCATTGTCACATTCCGCGTCACATGGATTGACGACAAAGGCGAAGTGCAGACAAATATCGGCTATCGCGTACAGTTCAACAACGCCATAGGCCCGTATAAAGGCGGCATCCGATTCCACGCGTCTGTAACCCTCTCCATACTTAAATTCCTCGGATTCGAGCAGACATTCAAAAACGCCCTTACAACCCTGCCGATGGGTGGAGCGAAAGGCGGCTCCGACTTCTCGCCACGCGGCAAGAGCGACCGTGAGATAATGCGCTTCTGCCAGGCATTCATGCTTGGCCTTTGGAAGAATGTAGGCCCCGACCGCGACGTACCCGCCGGCGATATCGGCGTAGGAGGCCGTGAGGTCGGATACATGTACGGAATGTACAAGAAACTCGTTGAGGAACACAACGGCACATTCACCGGAAAAGGGCTCGACTTCGGTGGCTCGCGCATCCGTCCCGAAGCAACCGGATTCGGAGCTATCTATTTCGTAAACAATATGCTCGCACTGCGCAACGAGACCATAGCAGGCAAGACCGTGGCCATATCCGGCTTCGGAAATGTAGCATGGGGCGCAGCCCTTAAGGCAAGCGAACTCGGAGCAAAGGTTGTCACAATCTCCGGCCCCGACGGATACGTCTACGACCCTGCCGGCATATCAGGCGAGAAGATTGAATACATGCTCGAACTCCGCGCCTCAGGCAACGACATCGTAGAGCCCTATGTTGAAAAATTCCCTGAAGCCAAGTTCTTCCCCGGACGCAAGCCATGGGAGCAGAAAGTCGACATAGCACTACCATGTGCCACACAGAACGAGCTCGACGGCGACGACGCACGCATGCTTGTCGACAACGGCGTGGAAATGGTGGCCGAGGTCAGCAACATGGGCTGTACCCCCGAGGCCATCGACCACTTCATCGAGACCCACACCATCTATGCCCCCGGCAAGGCTGTAAATGCCGGAGGTGTCGCTACCTCCGGACTCGAAATGAGCCAAAATGCAATGCACCTGCAATGGAGCGCCAAAGAAGTCGACGAAAAACTCCACTACATCATGGACAACATCCACGAGCAGTGTGTGAAATACGGCACACAGCCCGACGGCTACATCAACTACATGAAGGGCGCCAACATCGCAGGCTTCATGAAGGTAGCCCACGCCATGATGGGACAAGGCATCATCTGA
- a CDS encoding radical SAM protein, with product MAQQRARIIGIARHRLSTDGDGVTTLVAFHGCPLRCRYCLNPQSLGDGGRFREYSPDQLYAETRIDELYFIATNGGVTFGGGEPCLRPQFISEFRGLCGPEWQLNLETSLNVPVANIKALLPVANTLIIDIKDINPDIYRDYTAQSNALVIENLRLIAESGRQSDCIVRIPLIPGYNTDADRENSRKALEALGFIRFDLFTYQIRKH from the coding sequence ATGGCACAGCAGCGGGCAAGGATTATAGGCATTGCGCGGCATCGCCTCTCGACTGACGGTGATGGCGTGACTACGCTCGTGGCTTTTCACGGCTGTCCGCTCCGTTGCCGATATTGTCTTAACCCGCAGTCGTTAGGCGACGGCGGACGTTTCCGAGAATATTCGCCGGATCAGCTATATGCCGAGACCCGCATTGACGAGCTTTATTTCATCGCCACAAATGGCGGCGTGACTTTCGGCGGCGGAGAACCTTGTCTGCGCCCGCAGTTTATCAGTGAGTTCCGTGGGTTGTGCGGTCCGGAGTGGCAGCTCAATCTTGAAACATCGCTCAATGTGCCGGTTGCCAACATCAAGGCGTTGCTCCCGGTGGCCAACACCCTGATTATCGACATCAAGGACATAAACCCCGACATTTACCGCGACTACACGGCTCAGAGCAACGCTCTTGTTATCGAAAATCTCCGTCTGATAGCGGAATCCGGACGGCAAAGCGACTGCATAGTCCGCATACCGCTGATACCCGGCTACAACACCGATGCTGACCGTGAGAACAGCCGCAAGGCTCTTGAAGCCCTCGGCTTCATCCGATTCGATTTATTCACCTACCAAATCCGCAAACACTGA
- a CDS encoding endonuclease MutS2, with protein MIYPDTFEHKIGFATLREWVAERCISTLGQRHTQEMTFSSDFPTVLHWLSSTSEMLSILNSDEEFPLGSVRDVSEVLTHARVPGTFITAPELLDVRSSLAVMSDLAVFFNAHRHDNGHSDYPHLDETGIKIASFPLTVKSIDRIIDRFGNIRDNASPELREIRSQLSSTSGAIASMMRRVMSNAVEAGYIESDVTPSMRDGRLVIPVPPMYKRRISGIVHDESASGKTVYIEPAEIVEANNRVRELQMEERREITRILTVLTDELRPDIPQIIESLDIVGYLDFIQAKARLARDIDAHMPALTEKPEMEWYHATHPVLLMSLRRQSKEIVPLDITLTRDSRILIISGPNAGGKSVCLKTVGIVQYMLQCGLLPPVYENSHMGIFADIFIDIGDDQSIEDDLSTYSSHLRNMKYFLQRGDASTLVLIDEFGGGTEPQIGGAIAQAVLSQFNDRHMWGVITTHYQNLKHFAEDTDGLVNGSMLYDRHLMQPMFKLSIGNPGSSFAIEIARKIGLPETIITDAEKIVGSDYINLDKYLLDIARDKRYWENKRMAIRQKEKKIESRLAQYEEDAEQLREKRREILAEAKEEARKILDGSNAAIERTIHEIKRAQAEKESTLEARRRLREEKEGLLHTGGKENALLKKAPKRRKESGKTRQAADNEPVRVDDNVRLDGQGTVGKVLAINGKKATVAFGMLQTEVPVNRLRRTIAQPSSGMKSGASLVGATSDAQRQRQLDFKQEIDVRGMRVDEAVQAVTYYIDDAIRFNAERVRILHGTGTGALRQYIRQYLDTIHGVRSYHDEHIQFGGAGITVVELR; from the coding sequence ATGATTTATCCCGACACTTTTGAACACAAGATAGGCTTCGCCACACTGCGCGAATGGGTGGCCGAACGCTGCATATCGACACTCGGACAGCGCCATACCCAGGAGATGACGTTCTCGTCTGATTTCCCGACTGTACTCCATTGGCTCAGCTCCACATCCGAAATGCTGTCAATACTTAACAGCGACGAGGAGTTCCCCCTCGGAAGCGTGCGCGACGTAAGCGAGGTACTCACCCACGCCCGCGTGCCTGGCACATTCATTACCGCTCCTGAACTGCTCGACGTACGCTCGTCGCTGGCAGTCATGTCTGACCTCGCGGTATTCTTCAACGCCCATCGCCATGATAACGGCCATTCCGACTATCCACATCTTGATGAAACCGGGATAAAAATAGCCTCGTTCCCACTCACCGTAAAATCGATTGACAGAATAATCGACCGGTTCGGCAACATTCGCGACAACGCCTCTCCCGAGTTGCGCGAGATACGCTCGCAACTGTCATCCACATCCGGAGCCATAGCCTCCATGATGAGACGCGTCATGTCGAATGCAGTCGAGGCCGGATATATCGAAAGCGACGTTACACCATCTATGCGCGACGGACGTCTCGTCATCCCTGTACCCCCGATGTACAAACGCCGTATTTCAGGTATAGTCCACGACGAATCGGCCTCCGGAAAGACCGTATACATCGAGCCGGCTGAGATAGTCGAGGCCAACAACCGTGTGCGCGAGCTCCAGATGGAGGAGCGCCGCGAAATAACCCGAATACTAACTGTACTCACCGACGAATTGCGTCCTGATATACCGCAGATAATCGAATCGCTCGACATCGTAGGCTATCTCGATTTCATCCAGGCCAAGGCCCGTCTCGCCCGCGATATCGATGCACACATGCCCGCGCTGACCGAGAAACCCGAAATGGAATGGTACCATGCCACCCATCCCGTACTGCTGATGTCTCTGCGACGACAGTCAAAAGAGATTGTACCCCTCGACATAACCCTCACCCGCGATTCACGCATACTCATAATATCCGGTCCAAATGCGGGAGGAAAATCCGTATGCCTTAAGACTGTAGGTATTGTGCAGTACATGCTGCAATGCGGTCTGCTTCCACCGGTCTATGAAAACTCCCACATGGGCATATTCGCCGACATATTCATAGATATAGGCGACGACCAGTCAATCGAGGACGACCTGTCAACCTACAGCTCTCACCTCCGCAACATGAAGTATTTCCTCCAACGCGGCGACGCATCTACCCTCGTTCTGATTGATGAATTTGGAGGCGGAACAGAGCCGCAGATAGGCGGTGCCATCGCCCAGGCCGTATTGAGCCAGTTCAACGACCGCCACATGTGGGGTGTAATAACCACACATTACCAGAATCTCAAGCACTTCGCAGAAGACACCGACGGACTCGTCAACGGCTCAATGCTCTACGACCGTCATCTCATGCAACCGATGTTCAAGCTCTCAATCGGCAATCCCGGCAGTTCGTTTGCCATTGAAATAGCACGCAAGATTGGACTCCCCGAGACTATCATTACCGATGCCGAGAAAATAGTCGGAAGCGATTACATCAACCTCGACAAGTATCTACTCGACATCGCCCGCGACAAGCGCTACTGGGAAAACAAGAGAATGGCCATTCGCCAGAAAGAGAAAAAAATAGAAAGCCGCCTCGCACAATATGAGGAAGACGCCGAACAACTGCGCGAGAAACGTCGCGAAATTCTGGCCGAAGCCAAGGAAGAAGCCCGAAAGATACTCGACGGTAGTAACGCAGCCATCGAACGCACCATCCACGAGATAAAGCGCGCCCAGGCCGAGAAAGAATCCACACTCGAAGCACGACGCCGACTCCGTGAGGAAAAAGAAGGACTGCTCCACACCGGCGGCAAAGAGAATGCATTGCTAAAAAAAGCGCCCAAACGGCGAAAAGAGAGCGGAAAAACACGACAGGCCGCAGACAACGAGCCCGTACGCGTTGACGACAACGTACGTCTCGACGGCCAGGGAACAGTAGGCAAAGTGCTTGCCATAAACGGGAAGAAAGCCACAGTGGCATTCGGTATGTTACAGACCGAGGTACCCGTAAATCGTCTGCGACGCACCATAGCCCAACCCTCCTCCGGCATGAAATCGGGAGCATCGCTCGTCGGTGCCACATCCGACGCACAACGGCAGCGACAGCTCGACTTCAAACAGGAAATCGACGTGCGCGGAATGCGCGTAGACGAAGCCGTACAGGCCGTAACATACTACATCGACGATGCCATACGATTCAATGCCGAGCGTGTGCGAATACTTCATGGCACAGGCACGGGAGCACTCCGACAGTACATACGACAGTATCTCGACACAATCCACGGCGTACGCAGCTACCACGACGAGCACATACAGTTTGGAGGAGCGGGAATAACCGTAGTCGAACTGCGTTGA
- a CDS encoding DUF4293 domain-containing protein, with amino-acid sequence MVIQRWQSVFLLIGAIAMGLFAFLGTVCIGVTDGMVCWHSLDCIPLFILNCATALVAFIDIFLFNNLKMQKRVAMIAAFMSLVSLALTVAAVMSLDQVVEAGTVAWRWTIGLPVVAVIFFIWANRRMRADERLLKSYDRIR; translated from the coding sequence ATGGTAATACAACGTTGGCAGAGCGTGTTTCTGCTTATTGGCGCTATAGCCATGGGACTGTTTGCATTTCTTGGTACAGTATGCATAGGCGTTACCGACGGGATGGTGTGCTGGCACTCTCTTGACTGCATTCCTCTTTTCATTCTTAACTGCGCTACGGCGCTGGTGGCGTTTATCGACATTTTCCTGTTCAATAATCTTAAAATGCAGAAGCGTGTGGCTATGATTGCCGCATTCATGTCGCTTGTGTCACTTGCACTCACTGTGGCCGCCGTTATGTCGCTTGACCAGGTTGTGGAAGCCGGGACGGTGGCCTGGCGCTGGACGATTGGTCTGCCTGTTGTGGCTGTGATATTTTTCATATGGGCCAACCGGCGCATGCGTGCCGACGAACGGCTTCTTAAAAGCTACGACCGCATACGCTAA
- a CDS encoding GNAT family N-acetyltransferase, whose translation MSTKDNVREIWSECFDDTPQWIDMFFSEVYRDDEAVTLCRDKRTVSALMLQQYSMNFHGCNIQAGYICSAATLTPYRGDGCMTELMSQALRQSYKRGDVVCTLIPANDGLYRFYENLGFSPAFHINLERYSSAHTFTTSGQYTATDASSTDGAYTLFQEMMMQRPCCIQHSREQWQHILKDISIDGGCAYILSDADGNGAAIVFAVPVDNTSVRITDILARDSDARLGALSLIRKKYCNLPIEVYGYFDAPQGTDTPRGSMRIINVYMLLRSLAASYPELKANIKVYDPILGQNSHIYTIDRGFAVINDGYMGALDYDVDIEVLTSMVFGNDVTRKILDFPATRPFISLMLD comes from the coding sequence ATGAGTACCAAGGACAATGTAAGGGAAATCTGGAGCGAATGTTTCGATGATACGCCGCAGTGGATTGATATGTTCTTCTCGGAAGTATATCGCGACGACGAAGCCGTAACATTGTGTCGCGACAAGCGCACCGTAAGCGCGCTTATGCTTCAGCAATACTCGATGAACTTCCACGGCTGCAATATCCAGGCCGGATATATATGTAGCGCCGCCACTCTCACACCATATCGCGGAGATGGATGCATGACCGAACTAATGTCGCAGGCCCTGCGCCAGAGCTACAAACGTGGCGACGTGGTCTGCACACTCATTCCGGCCAATGACGGACTATATCGGTTCTATGAAAATCTCGGATTCTCGCCGGCGTTTCACATCAATCTTGAACGCTACTCGTCAGCCCACACCTTCACCACCTCCGGACAATACACCGCCACCGACGCATCATCGACCGACGGAGCCTACACCCTGTTTCAGGAGATGATGATGCAACGCCCCTGTTGCATACAGCACTCACGCGAACAGTGGCAGCACATACTCAAGGACATCTCTATCGACGGCGGCTGCGCATACATATTGTCGGATGCAGATGGAAACGGTGCAGCCATTGTATTTGCCGTACCGGTCGACAACACTTCAGTACGCATCACTGACATTCTGGCACGAGACTCCGACGCCCGACTCGGCGCCCTCTCGCTGATTAGAAAGAAGTATTGCAATCTCCCGATTGAGGTATACGGATATTTCGATGCGCCACAAGGCACAGATACCCCCAGAGGAAGTATGCGTATAATAAATGTGTATATGCTGTTGCGGTCGCTTGCCGCAAGCTACCCCGAACTCAAGGCCAATATAAAAGTATACGACCCGATTCTCGGTCAGAACAGCCACATATACACCATCGACCGTGGATTTGCTGTAATCAACGACGGCTACATGGGTGCCCTCGACTACGATGTCGACATCGAAGTACTAACCTCCATGGTATTCGGCAACGATGTCACACGCAAGATTCTCGACTTCCCGGCCACTCGTCCGTTCATCTCCCTCATGCTCGACTGA
- a CDS encoding Fur family transcriptional regulator, whose amino-acid sequence MVDDKTRNAAHAALTAYLSAKKLRRTPERFAILDKVCEMSHHFDIDELYSAIEADGYHVSRATIYNTIDLLTDAAIVRCHRFGSNPAQYELTGISNHLHLICTQCGKVKEVKDPELAAFVDGRHYSAFHSSYFRLYIHGICAACTRRNRRKKKQ is encoded by the coding sequence ATGGTCGACGACAAGACACGAAATGCCGCGCACGCAGCGTTAACAGCCTACCTCTCAGCAAAGAAACTGCGGCGCACTCCCGAACGCTTTGCCATACTCGACAAAGTGTGCGAGATGTCACACCATTTCGACATCGACGAGCTATATAGTGCTATTGAGGCCGACGGATACCATGTAAGCCGTGCTACAATCTACAACACTATCGACCTGCTCACCGATGCCGCGATAGTGCGGTGCCACCGTTTCGGGTCAAATCCGGCTCAATACGAATTGACCGGAATATCCAACCACCTCCACCTCATCTGCACACAGTGCGGCAAAGTGAAGGAAGTGAAAGACCCCGAGCTTGCGGCATTTGTTGATGGAAGACACTACTCCGCATTCCATTCTTCGTACTTCCGTCTGTATATCCATGGCATATGCGCGGCGTGTACCCGCCGCAACCGCAGAAAAAAGAAACAATAA
- a CDS encoding C40 family peptidase, with protein sequence MKSIRLISYICVVAAVLSLAGCRSSRRVVRGNESVSTTAGGLDRSRPDTRKMQGEDKKLVDEALTWLGTPYRYGGSDYNGTDCSGLTMEVYRKALGIKIPRSSREQQQFCKSISKGALMIGDLVFFSTGRDKNRVSHVGMYVGDGKIVHASGSKGVIISNMGERYYASTYHSSGHVGRSSDKHRNNNKNKKEKQVAPPTTPVAEPEVNPSTPAPQRMETDPLRFNMNQEVEARIDSIYSSFLD encoded by the coding sequence ATGAAATCTATTCGCCTTATATCATATATATGTGTTGTCGCGGCTGTGTTGTCGCTTGCCGGATGTCGCTCCTCGCGCAGGGTGGTGCGGGGCAATGAGTCTGTTTCTACCACGGCCGGAGGTCTTGACCGTAGCCGTCCGGATACCCGAAAAATGCAGGGTGAGGATAAGAAACTTGTAGATGAAGCTCTTACATGGCTCGGTACTCCCTACCGCTATGGAGGAAGCGACTATAACGGTACCGATTGTTCGGGGCTTACAATGGAGGTCTACCGCAAGGCTCTTGGCATAAAGATTCCTCGGTCATCGCGTGAGCAGCAGCAGTTCTGCAAGTCGATATCCAAGGGTGCGCTAATGATTGGCGACCTTGTGTTTTTCAGTACCGGGCGTGATAAGAACCGTGTATCGCATGTTGGAATGTATGTCGGTGACGGAAAGATTGTACATGCCTCGGGGAGCAAGGGTGTTATAATAAGCAATATGGGTGAGCGTTATTATGCGAGCACATACCATTCGTCGGGACATGTCGGGCGCTCATCGGATAAGCATCGCAACAATAACAAGAATAAGAAAGAGAAACAGGTGGCTCCGCCTACGACACCGGTTGCAGAACCTGAGGTAAATCCGTCGACGCCTGCTCCTCAACGGATGGAGACAGACCCGCTGCGCTTTAATATGAATCAGGAAGTCGAGGCGCGTATCGATTCGATTTATTCATCGTTTCTTGACTGA